A window of Aquitalea denitrificans contains these coding sequences:
- a CDS encoding quinone oxidoreductase family protein, with product MSQAIRFHRHGGPEVLQLEEVAISSPGPGEVLLQHAAIGINFIDTYQRSGLYPVNLPSGLGSEAAGTVLAVGAGVSHIAVGDRVAYAGGPLGAYSSQRLIPAAVLVKLPDSISDEVAACIMLQGMTVEYLIRRTFAVQPGMTVLWHAAAGGVGQIAVQWLASMGVEVIGTVGSAAKGELARQLGCSHVINYNEEDVVAQVRALTGGKGVPVVYDSVGKSTFEMSLNSLAPRGTFVSFGNASGAVPAFEPLLLSQKGSLFFTRPKLGDYIASRPELEASAQALFERLASGAIRIQPSARYALADAAQAHRDLESRSTTGSLILLP from the coding sequence ATGAGTCAGGCCATCCGTTTTCATCGCCACGGCGGCCCAGAGGTATTGCAGCTGGAAGAAGTAGCCATCAGCAGCCCCGGCCCGGGCGAGGTACTGCTGCAGCATGCGGCCATTGGCATCAATTTCATCGACACCTACCAGCGCAGCGGACTGTATCCGGTCAATCTGCCCAGTGGTCTTGGTAGTGAGGCCGCCGGTACGGTACTGGCTGTCGGTGCCGGGGTAAGTCATATCGCAGTAGGCGATCGGGTTGCCTATGCGGGCGGCCCGCTGGGTGCTTACAGTAGTCAGCGGCTGATTCCGGCCGCCGTGCTGGTGAAGCTGCCAGATAGCATCAGTGACGAAGTCGCCGCCTGCATCATGTTGCAAGGCATGACAGTGGAGTACCTGATCCGGCGCACGTTTGCCGTACAGCCGGGCATGACCGTGCTGTGGCATGCGGCTGCCGGTGGCGTGGGCCAGATTGCCGTGCAATGGCTGGCATCAATGGGGGTAGAGGTGATCGGTACCGTCGGCTCGGCAGCCAAGGGAGAACTGGCGCGCCAACTGGGCTGCAGCCATGTCATCAACTACAACGAGGAAGACGTGGTGGCGCAGGTGCGTGCGCTGACCGGCGGCAAGGGTGTGCCAGTGGTGTACGACTCGGTGGGGAAAAGCACTTTCGAGATGTCGCTGAACAGCCTGGCACCGCGTGGCACCTTCGTCAGCTTTGGCAATGCATCCGGAGCGGTACCGGCCTTCGAGCCGCTGCTGCTGTCACAAAAGGGATCACTGTTTTTCACCCGTCCCAAACTGGGTGATTACATTGCCAGCCGCCCGGAACTGGAAGCATCCGCCCAGGCATTGTTTGAACGTCTGGCCAGTGGTGCCATCAGGATTCAACCATCCGCCCGTTATGCACTGGCCGATGCAGCGCAGGCGCACCGCGATCTGGAAAGCCGCAGCACCACAGGTTCGCTCATCCTGCTGCCGTAA
- a CDS encoding heme NO-binding domain-containing protein, with amino-acid sequence MKGVVFTEFMEMVEERFSADMLDDIIEDAHTASDGAYTAVGSYPFAELLRLLAALSQRTGMDSQEIIYMFGHYLFGRFTTLYPYSIQGCADAFAVLGNVDQYIHIEVQKLYPDAELPQITVVSRDLKRLELLYNSPRCLAPLAAGLIQGALDHFGEQARIAVEPLNETGSQVRFVVEHV; translated from the coding sequence ATGAAAGGCGTGGTGTTTACCGAATTCATGGAAATGGTGGAGGAGCGCTTCTCTGCCGACATGCTGGACGACATCATCGAGGATGCCCACACCGCATCCGACGGTGCGTATACCGCCGTCGGTTCTTATCCGTTTGCCGAGCTGTTGCGTCTGCTGGCTGCCTTGTCACAGCGTACTGGTATGGATAGCCAGGAAATCATCTACATGTTCGGCCATTATCTGTTTGGCCGCTTTACCACGCTCTATCCCTACAGCATACAGGGGTGTGCCGATGCCTTTGCCGTGCTGGGCAATGTCGACCAGTACATCCATATTGAGGTGCAAAAACTGTATCCGGATGCCGAGTTGCCACAGATAACGGTAGTGAGCCGCGACCTGAAGCGTCTGGAGTTGCTGTACAACTCGCCACGCTGCCTGGCTCCGCTGGCGGCCGGGCTGATCCAGGGGGCGCTCGACCACTTTGGCGAGCAGGCCCGCATTGCTGTCGAGCCGCTGAATGAAACCGGCAGTCAGGTGCGTTTTGTGGTGGAGCATGTATGA
- a CDS encoding ATP-binding protein: MTQDELTHLQDQLARYQKRYQREKRARKEAEILLEQRSRALYDANFELSTVAAQLEKIVEWRMAQLSEALLKAEMAAKAKSEFLAVMSHEIRTPLNGVLGMAELLSHSRLTQEQSEQVATLQECGTSLLALINDILDLSKIDAGKLTLEQRPFNLYSLLDSVVNLFEPKATESGLTVSWLRPAGSAWLLGDATRLRQISSNLLSNAIKFTHQGGITVSVSIAPLEDTFDMLRLQLDIRDTGIGMTEEQMGKVFTAFEQADSTTTRRYGGTGLGLAICRRLAEAMGGRIDVSSTPGEGSCFSVYWVATTVAAPQTEAPAEIQPQAVVQASTQSLSVLVAEDNMVNQKLIIKLLDKLGYRDVLLAGNGRQALERVSQGDVELVLMDMQMPEMDGLDATRAIRQSKLSRQPHIIALTANAFDEDRERCQQAGMDDFLSKPVSLERLSAAMQRGHLRLNPPGSAS; the protein is encoded by the coding sequence ATGACTCAGGATGAATTGACCCATTTGCAAGACCAGCTAGCGCGCTACCAAAAGCGCTATCAGCGCGAAAAGCGCGCGCGCAAGGAAGCCGAAATCCTGCTGGAACAGCGTAGCCGTGCGCTGTATGACGCCAATTTCGAGCTGTCCACCGTGGCGGCACAGCTGGAAAAAATTGTTGAATGGCGAATGGCACAATTGTCCGAGGCGCTGCTCAAGGCTGAAATGGCTGCCAAGGCGAAATCGGAATTCCTGGCGGTGATGAGCCATGAAATCCGCACCCCGCTCAATGGCGTGCTGGGCATGGCCGAACTGTTGTCACACAGCCGGCTGACACAGGAACAGAGCGAGCAGGTGGCGACCTTGCAGGAGTGTGGTACATCGCTGCTGGCGCTGATCAACGACATTCTTGATTTGTCCAAGATTGATGCCGGCAAGCTGACACTGGAGCAGCGCCCCTTCAATCTGTACAGCCTGCTGGACAGCGTGGTGAATCTGTTTGAACCCAAGGCGACCGAGTCCGGCTTGACCGTGTCCTGGCTGCGTCCGGCGGGCAGTGCCTGGCTGCTGGGTGATGCCACGCGTTTGCGCCAGATAAGCAGCAATCTTTTGAGTAATGCCATCAAGTTTACCCATCAGGGCGGTATTACCGTCAGCGTCAGCATCGCGCCGCTGGAAGACACTTTCGACATGCTGCGGCTGCAGCTGGATATCCGCGATACCGGCATCGGCATGACCGAGGAGCAGATGGGCAAGGTATTCACTGCTTTCGAGCAGGCCGACTCCACCACCACCCGCCGCTATGGCGGCACCGGGCTGGGCTTGGCCATTTGCCGCCGCCTGGCCGAAGCCATGGGCGGACGTATCGATGTCAGCAGTACGCCGGGGGAAGGCAGTTGCTTCAGTGTGTACTGGGTGGCCACTACGGTGGCCGCACCGCAGACAGAAGCACCCGCCGAAATACAGCCGCAGGCGGTGGTGCAGGCCAGTACCCAGTCCTTGTCGGTGCTGGTGGCCGAGGACAATATGGTCAATCAGAAACTGATCATCAAGCTGCTGGACAAGCTGGGTTATCGCGATGTATTGCTGGCCGGCAATGGCCGCCAGGCGCTGGAACGGGTTAGCCAGGGTGACGTGGAACTGGTGTTGATGGATATGCAGATGCCGGAAATGGACGGGCTGGATGCCACCCGCGCCATTCGTCAGAGCAAACTGTCGCGTCAGCCACACATCATCGCGCTGACTGCCAA